The genomic interval CTACACTCTTCTAGTGTCATCGTTTTATTGTACTTAGAGTGCTTAGTATCTGGCAACTTGATCCCAGAATATCTTAGAAATACATGTTCCTTGTTGCAATCTAAGGGTGTCCTCTGAACACACCCTTCTGTCCAATCTCCCTTTTCCCATTGTTGTGGATATTTAGGTACAAACTTCTCCAAACATCCACAAATAGGTTCACTATATATGTCACAGCTCCCATACACACCACACAAGCTATATGCATCACAAGTGTCTGTAGGTAACTTGAAGTGAAGATTCCATCTCTTTGTCTGATCCACCCACATGAAGCGTTGTGTATCACCATTGCTACTCAGGACTATTCTTGATAAAACCGAGCTGTTATtaatgagagaaaaaatgaaGTAAAGCTCatccttattaaaaataaattgaaatgtaTAAAGTCTGCTTTGTGTTAGTAGTGGTATGGGTGCTCCACTCCATCGTAAACCATTCCATGGTCCTATACGGTATAATACATTTGTGCCACTTTTGGTGAGATCCTGTGGATATCCAGTAGGATCAATGATACGAGTGAATTTTCCTGGAGCTGGATCATTATCATTCCTCCATGCTGAAAGGTAAAGCTCATGGCCAGTTTTAAAATTCTTGCCAAGCTTCATATCTGGCAAATGTGTATCAGTTGGAAAATGGAAGCTCTGCCAGAGGAAATCCTCTGGATTGTTATCATTTGCATCTTTAACAACAAGATTCCCAGAATCTAGGAGAACTGCAACTGGATTTTGGACTGATCTTGAGGTGTTAGTGGACCATATACTTTCATTCTTTTCATTGAGAAGAGCAAGTATTCCTGGCGCGTTTACTTTCAGCTGGACTGAAGATGTATTGGTGAGTGGTTTTTCTCTGTTTGCGACCCATACAACTGTTTGGACATAACGAAGAATTTGCTTGTACCATATCCCAATATATCGATTTGAGGAACCACTGGGGCTGAAGAATCCCAGCTCAAAGGTTCCATCAGATGAAACAATAGTTTCTCCATCTATGATGGACTGATTCGTAGTGATTAAGTCTGTTGTCGTAGCGGAAAAAATACTGTATATAGAAGAGCAGAAAGTCAGTAGAAAAACTAGGAAGAAACTAGCTTCCATAGATGATGCCATGTTTCAACTTCTGGAAAGTGGCAAATGCATTTCTCAAAATTTGTATTTACTTAATAGTCTTTGGGATACGGCGCCATATTTTATTCTTGTTAATCATTAAAAATGGTGGCTGCTAGACTAGATTAGAATAAGGACAGCAACAACTTGCTCCTTTTTTATTGCGTTATTGTTACCTATAATAAATATTTGGATTAGTTTCttagattttaaaaattcatcTCAATTTAAATATATCTAAAGAAAATCACATTGATATTTTTTAAGACATTAAGTATAAGAAAGATTAACAATCTATTTGAATTTGtatattaaatgaaatttgagttggaatGAAATTCTAACTTCTTATAAACCTCTTTTATGTATACCAACTCTTATATATACTCCTACAATATCATTCAATGTTAAGCTTGCTTCCCCCTCTCTCTCTTTTGTTATTAATCATTAACTTTATTGGTGGATTTATTAATTGTGTTTTTCATATTCATctttttcatggtagaaattcTTTTTAATATCTTCATATTTTATATGCAAGTGAGTGATGATCATACTACAATGCAGATGAGTGATAGTTTCATTTCAAAATCTCTCGGCTAAAGTCTCTTACGAGAAAATTAGCTTACTTGCTTAGGTGATCATATTATAAGCTAATGATTTTCATACAATATCCACATCTGAATTCAAGTAAGGTAGGGGTAGAGGGAAGAGATAAACTTGAGAAAAAAGACTGTCTTTGTCTTATCCAtcaaaacaaaaatcatcataattgaCTATTTATTAAAAGTTAAGGA from Capsicum annuum cultivar UCD-10X-F1 unplaced genomic scaffold, UCD10Xv1.1 ctg5339, whole genome shotgun sequence carries:
- the LOC124893061 gene encoding G-type lectin S-receptor-like serine/threonine-protein kinase At4g27290, producing MASSMEASFFLVFLLTFCSSIYSIFSATTTDLITTNQSIIDGETIVSSDGTFELGFFSPSGSSNRYIGIWYKQILRYVQTVVWVANREKPLTNTSSVQLKVNAPGILALLNEKNESIWSTNTSRSVQNPVAVLLDSGNLVVKDANDNNPEDFLWQSFHFPTDTHLPDMKLGKNFKTGHELYLSAWRNDNDPAPGKFTRIIDPTGYPQDLTKSGTNVLYRIGPWNGLRWSGAPIPLLTQSRLYTFQFIFNKDELYFIFSLINNSSVLSRIVLSSNGDTQRFMWVDQTKRWNLHFKLPTDTCDAYSLCGVYGSCDIYSEPICGCLEKFVPKYPQQWEKGDWTEGCVQRTPLDCNKEHVFLRYSGIKLPDTKHSKYNKTMTLEECRQVCSGNCSCTAYSSLDISNGDKGCLLWYGELIDIRKLP